The Coraliomargarita parva genome contains a region encoding:
- a CDS encoding sulfatase, which yields MNLIGVYWFLQILIFVAFSLAIGDTSIQDPYFKDFLGIRFILIEVNYAGLPAVVLGMAAYWRHHQRTQNWLRILLSTTTLWLCALVVSFYNALNWGQFLYVGKFIEWDSLLFYAASPWHLLEHAIHFSIAGTISLLLLGCSISAVWVYLPSWIPKRADKGSKIKWGTLFVLCIACTTLIYEPFSIYQISSSESGRYRLGGAKEYSVTTIGDHLDSLLDQRTGPYTSLVRSINKTGPMPRSQSVSAHKVEFDTYLSPEAYGQQNRQIFETTRAYNVIIIVIESLRVDQLTQWGGSRVVMPHLETLAHKSAVFTRHFASSSHSNYADVSILSGTYPFWSERIHVYPEATSYPRPRIYDLLRESGYTTSIISSQNENWGGMLNYYESTRLDYLFHANALESAKPFYNNPIKRHAGKCPDTVTLEIATNWIRAQTQPFFTYINLQSTHYPYYFPETMERPFGKDMDVSGLNFLNLPPQQIPDIYDRYADSLNYVDQLLGRFLDKLSQNGQLKDSIVIISGDTAQAFGEHGFTGHASKLYNEVVQTPLIIYKPDQAPATYEGLSHHTDIAPMILSLLGLPPYPGFQGHSLLEGDKREWAPLVCQSPAMKQVALVTSKYKLFYDFSRGTYQLFDTSRDPGELDDLYAAAFKKPEIQILQDTLLFWAEQQIRYYGDRTRHTSHFAPKFKSPDMVQPASPLRGHVKAH from the coding sequence ATGAATCTGATTGGGGTTTATTGGTTCTTACAAATCCTCATATTCGTAGCCTTCTCCCTGGCGATAGGAGACACTTCGATCCAAGACCCGTATTTCAAAGATTTCCTAGGCATCCGTTTCATCCTGATAGAAGTGAACTACGCCGGTCTTCCTGCCGTGGTGCTGGGAATGGCAGCCTACTGGCGTCATCACCAGAGAACTCAAAACTGGCTACGCATCCTCCTATCGACGACAACACTCTGGTTGTGTGCACTGGTTGTGAGCTTTTATAACGCGCTGAACTGGGGACAATTTCTCTATGTCGGAAAGTTCATCGAGTGGGACAGCTTGTTATTTTACGCAGCCTCTCCCTGGCACTTACTCGAACACGCCATTCATTTCTCCATTGCCGGCACAATCAGCCTCCTCCTGCTCGGATGTAGTATAAGCGCGGTTTGGGTCTACCTGCCTTCCTGGATCCCAAAACGCGCAGACAAGGGCTCCAAAATCAAGTGGGGCACACTCTTTGTCCTCTGTATCGCATGTACGACGCTTATCTATGAGCCCTTCTCCATCTACCAGATTAGCAGCAGTGAAAGCGGACGCTACCGATTGGGTGGCGCTAAGGAATATAGTGTCACCACTATCGGTGACCACCTGGACTCCCTATTGGACCAGCGAACCGGGCCTTATACGTCATTGGTACGATCCATCAATAAAACAGGACCGATGCCCCGGAGCCAGTCGGTGTCTGCACACAAGGTGGAATTCGATACATATTTAAGCCCCGAAGCATACGGCCAACAAAACCGTCAGATTTTCGAGACCACCCGCGCATATAACGTCATTATCATCGTCATCGAGTCACTACGGGTGGATCAACTCACACAGTGGGGCGGTTCACGTGTGGTCATGCCCCACCTCGAGACACTGGCCCATAAAAGCGCCGTATTCACCCGTCATTTTGCAAGCTCGAGCCACTCGAATTATGCGGATGTCAGCATACTCTCCGGCACGTATCCATTCTGGAGTGAACGCATTCATGTATATCCCGAAGCAACCAGCTACCCCCGGCCAAGGATCTACGACCTTCTCCGCGAATCCGGTTACACCACGTCCATCATTTCCTCTCAAAATGAAAATTGGGGTGGCATGCTGAACTACTACGAAAGTACGAGACTCGATTACCTGTTCCATGCCAACGCGCTGGAATCAGCCAAACCATTTTACAACAACCCCATCAAGCGACATGCCGGAAAGTGCCCGGACACAGTCACCCTGGAAATTGCGACCAATTGGATACGTGCCCAAACACAACCCTTTTTCACCTACATCAATCTACAATCCACGCACTACCCGTATTATTTTCCGGAAACAATGGAACGCCCCTTTGGAAAGGACATGGACGTCTCAGGTTTGAATTTCCTGAACCTGCCTCCGCAACAGATTCCCGACATCTACGACCGATACGCCGACAGCCTGAACTACGTCGACCAACTGCTCGGACGCTTTCTGGACAAGCTCAGCCAGAACGGGCAGCTCAAGGACTCTATTGTCATCATCAGCGGCGACACCGCACAAGCCTTCGGAGAACATGGCTTTACCGGCCATGCGAGCAAACTTTACAACGAAGTCGTACAGACGCCGCTCATCATTTACAAACCGGATCAGGCACCCGCTACTTATGAGGGCCTGAGCCATCACACCGACATCGCACCAATGATTCTCAGCCTGCTCGGACTTCCGCCCTATCCGGGCTTCCAAGGACACAGCTTGCTGGAGGGGGATAAGCGCGAATGGGCCCCCTTGGTTTGCCAATCACCGGCGATGAAGCAAGTCGCATTGGTGACTTCCAAGTATAAACTATTCTATGACTTCAGCAGAGGAACCTACCAGCTATTCGACACAAGTCGCGACCCCGGAGAACTCGACGACTTATATGCTGCGGCATTCAAGAAGCCGGAGATTCAAATACTGCAAGACACCCTGCTGTTCTGGGCAGAGCAACAAATCCGTTACTACGGAGATCGAACACGGCATACTTCACACTTTGCGCCGAAATTTAAGTCGCCTGACATGGTTCAACCGGCATCCCCTCTCCGTGGCCATGTCAAGGCCCACTAA
- a CDS encoding DEAD/DEAH box helicase, with product MTQTFQQLGVPADLIRGIEALGIEQPTEIQTLAIPFLIQEGSDLIAQAQTGTGKTAAFGLPLLTRIDPDNPTIQALIIAPVRELAKQIGKQLFRYTKYCEEKIFVEVAAGGDQIEDQIKRLQRPTQILVATPGRLMDLLDAQLDLGAVRYLILDEADEMISMGFRRELGRIFEETKGRRSTWLFSATFQDKVRQMVEDNMSADAKHIKVEKARVVNPNIRHEYVICAREHKDDYICQYLLRHGGERGLIFCRTRAGAQRLGLELEKKGLSVGVLQGDLSQRERDKLMRGFKKARTNYLIATDVAARGIDVEGLAFVIHHQLPDQFQYYTHRAGRTARAGKTGTSLCLIEPDERKAITVLENELGVRFKLVE from the coding sequence ATGACTCAGACCTTTCAACAACTTGGCGTGCCGGCCGACTTGATCCGCGGTATCGAAGCACTCGGCATCGAGCAACCCACGGAAATCCAGACGCTTGCGATTCCTTTCCTGATCCAGGAGGGCAGTGACCTGATCGCGCAGGCGCAAACCGGTACGGGGAAGACCGCCGCATTCGGTCTGCCCTTGCTGACCCGGATCGATCCGGACAATCCCACGATCCAGGCCCTGATCATTGCGCCGGTGCGCGAGCTGGCCAAGCAGATCGGCAAACAGCTCTTCCGCTACACCAAGTATTGCGAAGAAAAGATCTTTGTCGAAGTGGCGGCCGGCGGCGATCAGATCGAGGATCAAATCAAGCGTTTGCAGCGTCCCACCCAGATCCTGGTCGCGACGCCGGGCCGCTTGATGGACCTGCTGGACGCCCAACTGGATCTGGGCGCGGTGCGCTATCTCATTCTCGATGAAGCCGACGAAATGATCAGTATGGGCTTCCGTCGGGAGTTGGGCCGGATTTTTGAGGAAACCAAGGGCCGCCGCAGCACCTGGCTGTTTTCAGCGACCTTCCAGGACAAGGTGCGCCAGATGGTGGAGGACAACATGTCCGCGGATGCGAAGCACATCAAAGTCGAGAAAGCGCGGGTCGTGAATCCGAATATTCGCCACGAATATGTGATCTGTGCCCGTGAGCATAAGGACGACTACATCTGCCAGTATCTGCTGCGGCATGGCGGGGAGCGTGGCTTGATTTTCTGCCGTACGCGCGCCGGGGCGCAGCGTCTGGGCCTCGAATTGGAAAAGAAGGGCCTGTCCGTCGGTGTGCTACAGGGGGACCTCAGCCAGCGCGAACGCGACAAGCTCATGCGTGGTTTTAAGAAGGCGCGCACGAACTACCTGATTGCCACCGATGTGGCCGCGCGGGGGATTGATGTCGAAGGGCTGGCCTTTGTCATCCACCACCAACTGCCGGACCAGTTCCAGTATTACACCCACCGGGCGGGGCGTACCGCGCGTGCCGGAAAGACAGGCACCTCGCTCTGCCTGATCGAACCCGATGAGCGCAAGGCCATCACCGTGCTGGAAAATGAGCTGGGGGTCCGCTTCAAACTGGTGGAGTAG
- a CDS encoding slipin family protein: MEHFIIAFIVIAVALVIYAFRILLEYERGVIFFLGRFYKVKGPGLIIVVPFVQRIVRVSLRTIVMDVPSQDVISRDNVSVKVNAVVYFRVVDAEKAIIQVEDYLVATSQLAQTTLRSVLGQHELDEMLAKRDKLNAHIQSILDQQTDVWGIKVSNVEIKHVDLNENMIRAIARQAEAERDRRAKIIHAEGEHQAAAKLTEAAAILAREEKAIQLRYLQTLNQIAGEKNSTIVFPLPVDFLNRLLPDKKD; this comes from the coding sequence ATGGAGCACTTCATTATCGCATTCATCGTGATCGCCGTGGCGCTGGTCATCTACGCCTTTCGTATCCTGCTGGAGTATGAGCGCGGGGTCATCTTTTTCCTCGGCCGCTTCTACAAGGTGAAGGGGCCGGGGCTGATTATTGTCGTTCCCTTTGTCCAACGGATCGTCCGGGTTAGCCTGCGCACGATCGTGATGGACGTTCCCAGCCAGGACGTCATCTCCCGTGACAATGTCTCGGTCAAGGTGAACGCCGTTGTCTACTTCCGGGTGGTGGATGCGGAGAAAGCGATCATCCAGGTCGAAGACTACCTCGTGGCGACCAGCCAGTTGGCACAGACCACTCTGCGTTCCGTTTTGGGGCAGCACGAACTCGACGAAATGCTGGCGAAGCGCGATAAGCTGAACGCCCATATCCAGAGCATTCTCGACCAGCAGACCGACGTCTGGGGGATCAAGGTGTCGAATGTCGAAATCAAGCACGTCGACCTCAACGAGAACATGATCCGCGCGATCGCCCGGCAGGCCGAAGCGGAGCGCGATCGCCGCGCCAAGATCATCCATGCCGAAGGTGAGCACCAGGCCGCCGCAAAACTGACCGAGGCGGCCGCCATCCTCGCCCGTGAGGAAAAAGCCATCCAGCTTCGTTACCTGCAGACGCTCAACCAGATCGCGGGTGAGAAGAATTCCACCATCGTCTTCCCGCTCCCGGTCGATTTCCTCAACCGCCTCCTTCCCGATAAGAAGGATTGA
- a CDS encoding c-type cytochrome yields MLTLLIIGVLLYLGQVLYLLRGNSPRGFVLPDGDIAAGKAAFVELGCVQCHTVRGVTLPETEGIPPENIIALGGKQHIAKTYGQLVTAVMHPSANLYAEEGRYLDTEGRSMMPDYKSKMTVEQLVDIVSFLQEHYDVFVPDYDPQYFYTPYDYGAPSPY; encoded by the coding sequence GTGCTCACACTGCTGATTATCGGCGTCCTACTCTACTTAGGGCAAGTGCTCTATTTGCTTCGGGGCAACTCTCCAAGGGGATTTGTTCTGCCTGACGGTGACATTGCCGCAGGAAAAGCTGCATTCGTGGAGCTGGGCTGCGTCCAGTGCCACACAGTCCGTGGTGTCACCCTACCTGAAACGGAAGGCATCCCACCCGAAAACATCATCGCACTCGGCGGCAAGCAACATATCGCCAAGACCTATGGCCAGTTGGTCACGGCAGTCATGCACCCGTCTGCCAATCTCTACGCCGAAGAGGGCCGCTATCTCGACACGGAAGGACGTTCCATGATGCCCGACTACAAGTCGAAGATGACCGTCGAACAGTTGGTGGACATCGTTTCATTCCTGCAAGAACACTATGATGTGTTTGTGCCGGACTACGACCCCCAGTACTTCTACACGCCTTACGATTACGGCGCACCGTCACCGTACTGA
- a CDS encoding NfeD family protein: MLFLAGLMLGVSLIAKPGVLRMLEIEGPIGPATADYVTRGIEDAEADAVAVIILRMDTPGGLDQSMREIIQGILASPVPVVGYVAPQGSRAASAGTYILYACHLAAMAPATNLGAATPIQIGGTSPLPHDKPEADKEADKDDDPDRPLSSEDALRNKVVNDAQAYIRSLAELRGRNADWAVRAVTEAATLTAVEAHKLNVIDLIADDTPALIEALHGRTVMMKDGEHVLDTVGADLQLVEPGWRTEFLRVITNPSVAYFLLLIGIYGLILEFYSPGIGAGGIIGSICLLIALYALQLLPISYSALALMLLGLGMMAAEAFTPSFGLLGGGGIVAFIIGSIMLMDTDVPGFRIALPVILALAAVSAGVMIIVLNLLLRSRRKPLVSGSSTLVGRMAEVVDPGEGEPMVLIQGELWRAKCPGTLNVGDRVQVKKVSGLVLDVEKEE, encoded by the coding sequence ATGCTTTTTCTGGCGGGCCTAATGCTCGGGGTTTCGCTGATTGCGAAGCCGGGTGTTTTGCGGATGCTTGAAATCGAGGGTCCCATCGGGCCCGCGACCGCCGATTATGTCACCCGGGGGATTGAAGATGCGGAGGCCGATGCCGTCGCTGTCATTATCCTGCGGATGGATACGCCCGGCGGGCTCGACCAATCCATGCGTGAGATTATCCAGGGGATCCTGGCCTCGCCGGTTCCGGTGGTTGGGTACGTGGCGCCGCAGGGCAGTCGCGCGGCCAGCGCCGGTACCTATATCCTGTATGCCTGCCATCTCGCGGCCATGGCGCCCGCCACGAACCTGGGCGCGGCAACACCCATCCAGATCGGCGGGACCTCGCCCTTGCCCCATGACAAGCCGGAGGCGGATAAGGAGGCAGATAAGGACGACGATCCGGACCGGCCACTGTCGTCGGAGGACGCGTTGCGCAACAAAGTGGTGAATGACGCCCAGGCCTACATTCGTAGCTTGGCCGAACTGCGCGGACGCAATGCGGATTGGGCGGTGCGGGCAGTGACAGAGGCGGCCACTTTGACGGCCGTGGAAGCCCACAAACTCAATGTCATTGACCTCATCGCCGATGATACGCCAGCACTCATCGAAGCGCTCCATGGCCGCACGGTCATGATGAAGGACGGGGAGCATGTGCTCGACACCGTGGGGGCGGACTTGCAGCTTGTGGAGCCCGGATGGCGCACTGAATTCTTGCGTGTGATTACCAATCCCAGCGTGGCCTACTTCCTGTTGTTGATCGGGATCTACGGCCTGATTCTGGAGTTTTACAGTCCGGGGATCGGGGCCGGCGGAATCATCGGCTCCATCTGCCTGCTCATTGCCCTCTATGCATTGCAGTTGCTGCCGATCAGCTACTCTGCACTCGCTCTCATGCTGCTCGGCCTGGGCATGATGGCAGCGGAAGCCTTTACCCCGAGCTTTGGTCTTTTGGGAGGCGGTGGGATCGTCGCATTTATCATCGGTTCCATCATGTTGATGGATACCGATGTGCCGGGTTTCCGTATTGCACTGCCCGTCATACTCGCACTGGCGGCGGTCAGTGCCGGTGTGATGATCATCGTGCTGAATCTCTTGCTGCGCTCGCGCAGGAAACCGCTTGTCAGCGGCTCGTCCACATTGGTGGGCCGGATGGCCGAGGTTGTTGATCCGGGAGAGGGGGAACCGATGGTGCTGATCCAAGGGGAACTCTGGCGCGCCAAATGCCCCGGGACGCTGAATGTCGGCGACCGGGTGCAGGTCAAAAAAGTTTCGGGACTGGTTCTCGATGTGGAAAAGGAGGAATAA